CACGCCGTCCGGGTCGAGAACGCCCGCGGCATCGCGGATGAACTGGCCGGGATCCTCCATGTCGTAGAACATGCCGATCGCCGTGATGGCTTTCGCCTTGCCGATGCCGAGCTTTTCATAGGCATCCCGGCTCCAGAAATCGTGAATGACGTAATCGGAGTTCGTGCGCAGCTCCTGAATGAGGTTGTTGGCCGGCTCGCAGCCGACGCGAACCGCCCGCCCCTTCATGGTGCCCAGCAAGGTGCCGTCATTGGCGCCGATATCGAGAAAGATCTCGCCGGGCTGGAGACGGGAAATTTCCACCGCGCAGTCGGCAATCCCCTGTAGGTCCTGGCGGATGGTGTCGTTAATGCCGGACTTGTACCAGTAGTGGCGGGCGTACAGGAGTTCCTGCGGCGCGGTATGGCGCAACTGGAACAAGGAGCAGTCTTCGCAAAGGACGACGTCCAGCGGGCATCGGCCGTTGCGCCCCTTCTCGGAGGGGGAAGGAGGAAAATCGTTGATGTACTGATCGCCGATACTGATGATGTCCTGCAGATTCGCACTACCGCAGAGGCGACAGGTCGTTCTGGTGATATTTTCCATGGTCACTTTGCAACTCCTTCGTCTTTCATCAGGCGTTTGACCGCTTCTGTTACCTCATCCGCCTGTTCCGCGGACAGAGCCAGCCCGCTCGGCAGGTAGAATCCCCGGCGGGCGAGGCGTTCGGAAACCGGGAACGTCTGATTTTTGAACAGCCCCATTCTGCGAAACACCGGCTGCTCGTGCATCGGCCAGAAAAACGGACGGCTGCCGATCCCCCTCTCGGCCAGGCGGCTCATTGCCGCTGCGGCATCGAAGGGGACTTCGTCCTTCAGCACGACCCCGTACACCCAGTAGATGTTCTCGGCATAGGAGGTGCGCTCCGGCATCAGCTCCAGCCCCTCGACCCCCGCCAGTCCCTCGGTGTACCGCCTCCCCATGCGCCGCTTGCGGGCCACGAACGCTTCAAGCCTCTCCAGTTGCGCGACTCCGACGGCCGCCTGCAGGTTGGACATGCGGAAGTTGTAGCCGAGCTCTTCATGGACAAAGCGCCGGCCCCCCTGGAAACAGAGATTGCGCAGGGAGCGGCAGCGTTCGGCGAGGGCATCGTCGTCGGTCAGGAGCATCCCTCCCTCGCCGGTCGTAATATGCTTGTTGGGATAAAAGCTGAAGGTGCTGAGGGCGCCGAAGCTGCCGCAGGGTCGGCCCTTGTAGCTCTGACCGTGCATCTCCGCCGCGTCCTCGATGATCGCCAGGCCGTATCGGTCGGCCATCTCGAGGATGGGGTCCATATCCGTCGGCAACCCGTAGATGTGGACTGCCATGATGGCTTTTATACGGCGATTGCCGTTTTTTCCGATCTCCTGCTCCAGCTTTTCGCGGAGTTTTCCCGTATCGACATTCCAGTTCACCGGATCGCTGTCCACCAGAACCGGCACGCATCCGCACCGCACCACCGCCATCGCGCAGGAGATGATGGCGAAGGCCGGCATGACCACTTCGTCCCCCGGCTGCAGATCCAGCGCCGCCACCGCGGCCTCGAGCGCCGCGGTCCCGTTGCAGACGGCGATCCCGTGCCGCCGACCGACAGCCGCGGCCATCTGCTCTTCGAAACGGGTCACGAACGGCCCCTCGGAGGATATCCAGCCCGTGTCGATGCATTCCGCCAGATACTTTTTCTCGTTCCCCTCGAGAAGCGGCTGGTTGACCGGTATCATCTCTCATCCTTCAGCAGCCGCTTATCGACGGCTTCAAACCGGATCTTATCATGCTCTCCGGCGTACGGGCCCTGCTTGACTTCGATCATCTCCACCTCTTCAAGAACCTCGAATCCATGCCCGCCGGAGGCGAGGAGAATGGTATCTCCTCCTTGCAGTGTCCGGCTCTCAAGATAGTTCCGCCGGTCATCGTAGAAGTCGACCCGCAACACCCCTCTTCGGATAAAAAGCACCTCCTGGGTGTAGTGGACCTCGCGCGGCACAGGGTTATGGACATGGGGCGCGATTTCCTTCCCGGCAGGATGACACATGTAGGCCACCTGCTGGGAAAGATCGTCAGGAGTGAAAAAGTGGATCCCCGGTTCACTGAAGCGGCCGGAGATTATGATGGCAAGCAGATCGTTGTCATGGAGAATTCTTTCAACCACTTCGCTCATATCCTTGTGTGAACCTGCGATACTACCAGATTTTCGGCCAGATCAGCGCCCTGGTCAACATGGTACCTGTTCTGAACAGCGGTTTGAATAAAAAACATGAACCGTGGGCGGCGAACCAGTACGCCACGAGCGACGCGATCACTGCGCCCATGCCGCCGAAGGCCGGGATCAGCAGGTAATTAAGGGAGATATTCAGTGTGCAGCCCAATGAGACCGTGACAAGATGCAACCGGGTCCAGTTCATGGCGTTCAGGAAGGAGGACCTGGCCATTTCAAGGCTCATGAAGATGTTCGCCCAGATCAGAACAGCCAGCATGACACCACCGCGGGAATAGGCGTCGCCGAAGAGGGCCGGCACCAGCCATTGCGCCGTCAGCGCCACGGGAACAGCCACCGCATAGGCTGCCAGCGCCATCAGGTTGTAGAATTTCTGAAGCCTCTCATAAAAGAGGCTTTCACTGGTGTGTTTCGCCTCGATAATGCTGGGGAAAACGGACCAGTAGATGATGGTGGGAATAAAAAACCACACGTCCGCCAGTCGTACGGCCACCGAATAGATGCCGACCTCTTCGACGCCGGCCATTTCACCGAGCATCACCTGGTCGATACGCAAATAAATAAGGATGACCATGCTGGACATCATCAGCGGCCAGCTGTCCCGCAGCATGTTCCAGGCGCTTTTGACGCTGCCGCTCCAGTCCCTGAAACGGTGACCCTTTGACCTGTAAGCAATAATCAGACCCGCTGCGCCGGCCACGACCTCGAACAGGGCAACCCAGGCAAAGGCAATCAGGGGCGCCTCGGCCAGGATAAGGACGATCTTGATCAGGGCGCAGAGGATGAACGCCAGGTTTTTGGCCAGGACCGCATACTTGGCCTGGACCTGGGAATGGAACCAGTATTCGACGATGTGCAAGGCCTGGAACACCGTCCCGGCCGCGATGATCGCTACCAGCCATTGGCTCAGGTCGTCGTCCGGACGCAGAACGAGAACGGTGCCGGTTGCCGCACAGAAGCTGATCGAACCGCCGATCAGCTTTAGAATGAACGCCGTGCCGAGAATCCGGTCCTTGCGGTCCGGATGGCTGACGATATCGCGAACCACGATGTCGTCGAGACCCAGAGTGGACAGTGTCGAAAAGATGGCCACGAAGGCGAGGGCGTAGCTGAGCAGGCCGAATTGCTCCGGACCCAGGTAGCGGGCGACCCATATGCCGATCAGCAGGCCGATCCCCATGCGCAGGACGTTATCCGCGAACTGCCAGCCGGTGTTGCTGACGACATTCTGCAGGTAAGCGCGCCCCGCGAGTTTCCGGCGCAGGAAGACCGGCAGGAAACGGGTCCAGGCCTGGTTCATGGAAGCGGAGGTCCCCATGGCCGGCAGACCGGGCCGGGGCTGTCCGGGCCCTTCATCCCCTGTCGAGAACGTATGTCGACACCCCCTTCAGCGCGGAAGGAACGGTTCGGATCGACTTCAGCGGACCGGATCATCGGACTTCGCCTTCCTGACCTTCAGGACCCTTGCCACAGGATAGTTGTTGTAGACTTCCTCGAAATAGCGCCGGTCATACCTTCCGAGCAGGAACTGCTGGTTGAAATTGGTCCGGAACAGGCGCTCATCCGCCACCAGGATCATGAACGTCCTGTTGTTCTTCATCAGGACCTGCAGGTAATAGCCTTCCCTTGTCCCGTACCTGCGTTCGCTGACCACGTAACCGTTGTTTACGAACAGGGCGCCCCGCAGCGGTATGTCGACGGTGCCGTCGTTCATGAACCCCCGATTCAGATCAATTGTGCCGTCCATACATTTCATGACATTGTCGGCCATGGAGAAGCAGTTCAACTGGACATAG
The genomic region above belongs to Desulfuromonas sp. TF and contains:
- a CDS encoding flippase is translated as MNQAWTRFLPVFLRRKLAGRAYLQNVVSNTGWQFADNVLRMGIGLLIGIWVARYLGPEQFGLLSYALAFVAIFSTLSTLGLDDIVVRDIVSHPDRKDRILGTAFILKLIGGSISFCAATGTVLVLRPDDDLSQWLVAIIAAGTVFQALHIVEYWFHSQVQAKYAVLAKNLAFILCALIKIVLILAEAPLIAFAWVALFEVVAGAAGLIIAYRSKGHRFRDWSGSVKSAWNMLRDSWPLMMSSMVILIYLRIDQVMLGEMAGVEEVGIYSVAVRLADVWFFIPTIIYWSVFPSIIEAKHTSESLFYERLQKFYNLMALAAYAVAVPVALTAQWLVPALFGDAYSRGGVMLAVLIWANIFMSLEMARSSFLNAMNWTRLHLVTVSLGCTLNISLNYLLIPAFGGMGAVIASLVAYWFAAHGSCFLFKPLFRTGTMLTRALIWPKIW
- a CDS encoding DegT/DnrJ/EryC1/StrS aminotransferase family protein, with protein sequence MIPVNQPLLEGNEKKYLAECIDTGWISSEGPFVTRFEEQMAAAVGRRHGIAVCNGTAALEAAVAALDLQPGDEVVMPAFAIISCAMAVVRCGCVPVLVDSDPVNWNVDTGKLREKLEQEIGKNGNRRIKAIMAVHIYGLPTDMDPILEMADRYGLAIIEDAAEMHGQSYKGRPCGSFGALSTFSFYPNKHITTGEGGMLLTDDDALAERCRSLRNLCFQGGRRFVHEELGYNFRMSNLQAAVGVAQLERLEAFVARKRRMGRRYTEGLAGVEGLELMPERTSYAENIYWVYGVVLKDEVPFDAAAAMSRLAERGIGSRPFFWPMHEQPVFRRMGLFKNQTFPVSERLARRGFYLPSGLALSAEQADEVTEAVKRLMKDEGVAK